tgttcGTTTGCTTCGTCGTTGGTGTGCTGGGTGGAACGATGGTTGGCCGTGCAAATGAGGAAGACGGAAGTTCTATTCGATCGACGACAAAGACGCCAAGTCGCAGCAGAGCCTCACGAGTGCCAGAGCTTTCGATAGCCATGGAGTGTAATGAATTTGTGCATAGTAAAAATGATTTGGTTTTGTAATCATAGTAGAGGTAAGTGTTAAGCATCTTGTttgtttgattgttgttaaATGTGTTTGTTTGGCTGCTCAGAAAATTgaagcagaaaaaaaaaagaaaaaaatgagttttgattctTTTGGGAGGTGATTGTTTCTGTAGTTGACTAATTATAGCTTTATAGGTCATGAGTTGACTTCACCAACTTTTTATTGGTCTTTAGTTATGCAGGTGTtggttcttcttgtttgaattcCAGTTTTggcttattcttcttctaaagAAAAATTGGATGCACATAACTTGTTTGTGAAAATGACACAGAAGAGTGCACTCTTAATTTCCTTATAGTGATTGTTGATTGTGACAGTACGGCTCTATACGTTTACTTTCTCATAGTTTTGTGTTGGAggaaacaagctatggttcATACAGAGGAAACTAGGTGTTTTGTGTTTATGTCTGTCCGTGTGCTTTGAACATTGAACTTGTTATTTGGACGGTGATTTTTGTACATTTTTTCTCAAAAGTGTTAGCAAAAAGagaatatagaacaaatggaaGCCACTTCTATGACTCATCAGTTGTTGAAGGGCTTTTGTGATGGTACACAGTGGAAGCATGCTGTTTTTTGGAAGCTTAATTACCGTTTTTCTATGTAAGTTCTGTGGCTATTTGTTGTGCtgtcttttatgtttatttgtGCTGAAATGAGTAGAGTTGTCTTTTTATGTGGTAGTTTTTCAATAACTTAAGTTGGTTgtttatgtttaattttctgGAGTATCACACAAGCCTTGTCGTTTTAGGACTTTGACCTGGGAAGATGGAGAGGCCGCGGAGAGTATATTGGATgacatcaatttcaaattttcaactgAGATATATTCTTCAAGTGGTAAAAGTATTGATCGAATAGAATAGAACTCTCGTCTCCCTCATTTGGACGTCCAACCATCGTTCCACCCAGTACAGCAACGACGAAGCAAAcgaatagagaagaagaagaagtggtacGCTACTCCATCAGCAGTTAGGGTTAATGTCACATCATGTAACTGTTGGGATGTCCAGCATGACAAAAAATTACCACATCACTGCCGTCGGGAAGGAGTTTGAACGGAAAAAAGGGAAGGGACTAACTAGGtgcattttttttcaatctgaaaaatataaatagtgcaattaaaaagttaaaaatcaaatcggtacattttataaattttaaaaactattttaaagtTTAACTCACATATCTCGTTTAAAACATAAACAATATAAatgtaaatataatttttttgaaatatggataaataattaaatatagttTTCTCGCATACAAAATatgtgcatatatatatatttcatttgCATAATAATGtcgaaatataaataatttaaaatttaattatttatttaaaattttatttttatatactgttaattttatacaaaataatcAATGACATGTTATtatataagtaaaataaattaaataatttaataaaattattatttaatatttttcaattatcatCTAAATATTAAGACAATTGTCGAAAATATTGagcttaaataaataaaaaaaaggtccCAAAGCGTCGTCAGCGGTAGTATTGTCCACTTCGTCAAAGCTCCCATCCCACTATTtattcactctctctcttctctctctctttgcttCCTTCTTAATTGAATTTCTCACAAACAGCTTTTGCATCATCTTAACGCAAATCATGACTAGTTCCTCCGCTGCCGCTCGCAAGGTTCttaacccctttcttcttcttcttcttctccttcagaTTCCTTTATCTCTATGTCTCTCTAACTCGCTCTTAATTCTGTTTTCTAATCTCGTTGGGGGTTGGGTTTGGGTTTGGGGTTCAGAATCTGAGTAAGATTGCCTGCAATAGGCTTCAGAAAGAGCTTGTCGAGTGGCAGGTCAATCCCCCAACTGGTTTCAAGCACAAAGTCACCGACAATCTTCAAAGGTATCCAATTCTATTTCTTCCCCCCTCTCTCCCTTTAAATTCCATTTCTACACCctaaagtttcaatttttggCCCCTTCCTCTCCTCACCCCTGATGCCCCTTTCAAAGCTGCTTCCTTTATTAATTTCCACCGTTTTTGTGTTAATTTATCAGTGCTTTATGCATGCACCATTGTTCCTTTACATTGTTTTTGCCCCTTTtgctttgtgtttttgtttgttttcggAAGGTGGGTTATTGAAGTCTCTGGAGCTCCTGGCACACTTTACGCTAATGAGACCTACCAGCTTCAGGTTGATTTTCCAGAGAATTACCCCATGGAAGCTCCACAGGTGGTTCTTTTGGCCCTCACTTGCATAATTTCACTAAGTTTTTAGCTACTTCTTTTGTTCACCGATGCTATTATGTTCCTACTTCTGCTGTTAACTGTTTAACAGGTCATATTTTTGCATCCTGCTCCACTGCATCCTCATATTTACAGCAACGGCCATATTTGTTTAGGTATGCTATGCCTTTGTGATCACTGTTTTTCATTTTCCATTGGTCAATGGTTTTACTTATGTTATGGGTTACCTTTTTCTTTCAGGGTTTTGGTATGTTTTACGTTTATGTTTATTTGCCATTTGCTTTTCTGTTAGCTCTTCCTTCAGACACTTGTGTTGCCCTCAAATAATTCATCGCTTGTAAATTGATTCGGACTTTCCCTTTATTTCTTGGCATTCAAGTTATAATTGCTTGCTTAATGCTTCGGAAAGATGCTTTGTTTACTTGTTTAAGTTTTCACCGATACCTGTGGAAGCAAATTTTTACTCAAattaaaaccaattttttagAAGTTAATAACCTTAGATATTTGTGTCTGAAGATTCTAATAGGGCCCGGGCGTCCATACAACTTTGAAATGCTTAGAAGGCTACTATTCACTgtcctttatttttctgttcctataattttgatgtacatTGTGAAGAGTAACAAATAACATTGAAACTTGAAAGTGGTAATAATTGAAGTTACCAATGGATTGTTTCCTCCATTGTCAATTCATGCCCGTCTATCATAAGTGTGAATTATGTAAAAATTAGTTtggttttacttttatcttttgaGAATGATGTTTGATGAGATCTATTTCACCATACTTGATGGTAGTCTTATTCATATTTCAACATTTGATTGTAAAGTAAGGGGACCAGCTTTGAAATCCCATCCATTTCAACATAAGAAGATTAGATTCTTCTAGACTCAGTTCTGCTTTTTTGGTGATCTGCTGACATTTAATATGCCCTATGCCATGCAGATATATTGTATGATTCATGGTCCCCAGCTATGACAGTTAGTTCCATCTGCATCAGCATTCTCTCAATGCTTTCAAGCTCAACTGTAAAGGTGTGAATTTAGTTACTGTGAATCCTCTGTTAATCTGTTTTCCATATTCTTCCATCTGGGTCTCTTAGGAATAGGATGCTGGTAATTTAGGTCACCAAGATGCTGCTTTTATTAGCTATTTTTTCTTATATACAATCTGAATCCAAAATAATCTTATAAATAGCTGGTAATCCATAACCGAATTGgcataattttgattttaacaagtctagcatgatctctttgACAGCAACGCCCGGAAGATAATGATCGCTATGTAAAGAACTGCAGAAACGGGAGATCGCCGAAGGAGACAAGGTGGTGGTTCCATGATGATAAAGTATAGTAACTAGTTTTATTTGCAATAAGTCCACAAAGGTTAGGGTAGAGGATTATGCTTTTGAAAGAGTAAGAGGACGATTGAGGGGAAGGAGTATTTTGAGAAAGCAGGGTCCCTTCCTTCAAATTAAATGCATAATAACTCTCTCCTGTAAATTGGCATTACCTGTAACTTCTTCAATGAGCAAACAAAACTCATTAACAGTGTGGTTCTCAGAGGTATTCGGATGTGGATATAGATTATCTGATTACCCCGAACTTTAGTGCTTTTCGTTCTTAAGCAATACAAATCCTATATATCCCTCAATTGACAATATGCATTACTGatctttattttgaaaacaccCCGACATGTATGCACTGTTACCATATTTGTCATCAAGTATATGCAGGTGTGTGATTTTTGTATGTTGTAGCCCCAGTTGTTTCCTTTTGTGCAGAAGCAAAAGAATGATAATGAAGAATGAAGGCCGTACTTGTGTTTATAATCTGCATATATACGttccataatatatataattgaattttgatgcagTTACACATGCATGTCGTCCTGTTAGcaaaaataattgtttttacACTGATTGGTGATTGGTGAATAGTTATTCAAAAGAATGGATGTAATTAGACGAttgtgtaaaatttattatgttagtgtattaaaattatatatattggttATTTGGTAATATTATGCCTTAAATTAGTTTTTGCTTTTGAGGTTGAATTCGATTTTCTAAATTGAAATGTATTTCAACTTTCAAGTAATCAAGTTTGTTTATTAGGTTACGTGTTgatatccaattttataaacttaacacaccaattatcttagtacTAACTTGAGAATTGAGATAAAATTTTCATCTTGAGTAGGGTTTAGGAATATGGTTACCCTATGTCTTTCTTCTATATAATGTTAGATAATTGTCTCCTTTCGAGGTACATATTTTAGTAAGGAGTGGGAATGTACTTTTCTTTGTTTCAGGTAAACTGGAATGATTTTTCTAACCTCTAAACCTATGGATTTCTCCGGTCATAGTTATAGTATTTTGATCCAAACTAATCTGCCGAATCTTGAAGTCCACAATATAGTGGATAGCCCAATTTATATTTTGGGAATTAAATCATTGACATTAAAGTTCGCAATACAGTGAAAAAATCTAGCCGTTAGCGTGCTCTCCGTACAACTCCATATCCCCCCAAGCACACACAGCTTCATGACCGTTTCAGGGAGGCCGGAGTCTTCTCCAGGCGACCATCAACCGACAGACCAAGAGCGTGACCTCCTCCAACGCAGTGTAAAGAAGGTGCGACAAGGATTCACAGGGACAAGTGCACTAGTGCCCTGGGTAGAAGATTGGATGCAAGAAGAAACACCTGAACTAGGTAAGGGAATGAAGACATATGCCAGCATGGTGCGAGGACCCAACATGGAAATGGAAGGGAACCCATTGGAAGATGACTCCCTGAATGACAGCGATGAAGATATGGACAGCGATATTGAAGCGGTCCCAGGATCTACAAAGGTCAAAACAAAAGATAGTTAAAACAACACTGAAAAGGCAGAGCTTGCAGTAGAAAACATGGGTGATGGActtttcaacatcatcatcaatgAAAAAACTGAAAGGAAAACTATGGAAACTTTGGTGGAAATCTCTTATAGTCAAACTACTTGGAAGGAAAATAGGCTATGCAGTGATGAAGAGGAGGCTAGAAGCTATGTGGAGCAGATTTGGTAGTATCGATATCATAGACCTAGGAAACGAATTTTTCCTAGTCAAATTCTATGCCGAAGATGATCTTGACTACGCCTTTTTGGATGGTCCGTGGAAGATTTATGATCACTACCTAGCGATGAGACTATAAAAGCCCAACTTTAACCCCTCTTGCGCAACTATAGGTAAAATAACTGCTTAGATAAAATTGTCTGGACTCTCTATTGATCTCTACAACAAGATACTCAGAAAAATAGGGGATCTCGGCCGGAAGAACTTGCAAGGTTGACTACAATACCTCCCATCTCTGCAGAGGAAAATTTGCTAGACTATGTGTAGAGgtcgacctcaacaaagctctTCTAGGAAGGTACATGATTAATGGAAAACTCTACTACATCGAATGCGAAGGTATACACCAAATATGTTTTACATGTGGCCGAATAGACCataaacaaaagtattgcctcTAGAAAAAAGAAATGTCTAGTGGcactaaaaaagaaaaggagaatgaaattaaaaaacagATGGCAACAATCAAGAACTAAAGGAGCAACCCAACCAAGTAGCAGATAACAAAAAGGAAGAAGCCAGTAGAAAAGTGAAAGAAAAGGAAGTAAAGCAAAACACAATTACCAACTTTGGTCCTTGGATGGTAGTTTAAAAACAAAGAAGATCTAGAAAAGAAACTAGAGAAGATGGAGCAAAAAATGGAGCAAGCATAAGCAAAACGGcagagaaaggaaaaagaagaaataactCATTAAGATT
The Arachis duranensis cultivar V14167 chromosome 5, aradu.V14167.gnm2.J7QH, whole genome shotgun sequence genome window above contains:
- the LOC107488018 gene encoding LOW QUALITY PROTEIN: probable ubiquitin-conjugating enzyme E2 16 (The sequence of the model RefSeq protein was modified relative to this genomic sequence to represent the inferred CDS: deleted 1 base in 1 codon); amino-acid sequence: MTSSSAAARKNLSKIACNRLQKELVEWQVNPPTGFKHKVTDNLQRWVIEVSGAPGTLYANETYQLQVDFPENYPMEAPQVIFLHPAPLHPHIYSNGHICLDILYDSWSPAMTVSSICISILSMLSSSTVKQRPEDNDRYVKNCRNGRSPRRQGGGSMMIKYSN